The nucleotide window TACCTCACCTTCTTGATTAATTTGAATCTGAATATCATCTAGATTAGGAGAGTCTGGATTAGTACTTGTTTTGTTTAGACGTGTTTGGGTATTTTTAATATTTGCATTAATAACAAGCGAATTTTGTTGGTTTTTTGCTGAAACAATTTGCACTAAATCATCAAAATTTACCGGTTTTTTTGAATTTGATAAATCTATATCACGAGTTTCAAGTTTAAAATCTGAGTTGATTTTTGTATTTTGAAAATGCCAAAGCGGACCAAAAACACTTAGTGTCAGCGAAGTGAAAGCGACAACATTAGTAATAAACTTAAAAAACTTTAACTTTTTGTTCATTAAATTGGTAGAAAAATCTCAGACAATTAGTTTTTTACCTATGATTTTGATTACACCACTTTTGTTAATTTTTTCTAGCATGTTCATTTTAAAAATTTGGGCAAATAATTTACCTCATATAATAGCTTGGAGTTTTATATGATAAACAACTTTGAGGCCTTTGATCGTTATACCAATCAATAAATTCACTTATTTTTTGATAAGCAATAGCCACATTTTCAAAATTTTGGCCCTCAATATTAATCAATTCGCGTTGAAAAACGGCATAAAAATATTCAATAGGTCGGTTTGCAAGAGCATTTCCTTTTGGTGACATTGATTGTTGGATATTGTTTTGTCTTAAAAAATTAGCAAATTTGTAGTTCGCATATTCCACGCCATGATCTGAATGGAAAAATTTTGGTTTAATATTATACTTTTTGATTGTTTCTTTTACTAAGTTTATAGTTTCTTCTGAAAATCTTGTTTTAGAAATCGAAAAATTGAGCAAGTAATTGGATTTTGTTTCAATAATTGAGTGTAGGTAAAATCATTCGTTGTTAATTTTGATAAATTTAATATCAGCAAACCATTTTTCACCAAAATTTTCTGAGCTAAATTCACCTTTGATATGATCTTCAGTCCAAATTCGCGTAAACTTTTTCTCTTTTGGCGCTGGTTTTCCTTGCCTTTTATAAGCAATTGATTTTAATCCTAAAAATTCGTAGTGTTTTTGAAACATGTACGTGCTTACATAATTTCCCTGATTTATGTAAATATTATATAGGATGTCTCGGCCTTTTACCTTTCGATTCAAATTGAAATTTTCACGAATTCACTCAAGTAACTTTTCATCATAAATCATTTTCTTTGGTGGTTTTTTCACCCTTATTTTCTCATAAATCGAACTGCGATTAACGTTAAAAACACTACAAATTCTAGTGGAATTTTCGATTTTGTTTTTATCTTTTTCTTGCTCTTGTTTTCGTTTTTTGACTTCCTCAAGAACAATTGCGGGGTCAATCCCGTATCTTCTAAGAACATTCTCCATTATTTCTTGATAAATTTCACGATCATTTTCAGAAAGATCATTAATTGTATATTTCTTTTTTGGTTTACGCGGAGATTTGATTTTTCCACGAGTGCTTATTAGACTTTTCATATCATTATTATAAAACTTTTTTTGCCAATTTCTTATCAAATTATTAGCATATATATGCAACATTCATTCTTTATGTGCTTTTTTACTTTTTGATTTGCTTTTGTAAATTTCTCTAAATTCTTCAGCAAAATGCAAAATTGCATTTTTTAACCCTTTAGATTCGGCAATTTTGATATATTTAAATTTGTCTTCAATTGTGAATTTGTATTGTTTCATTTTGACACACCTTTTTTTGAATGTGCCTGAAATTAATATACTAATTTATTAACTTTTTGTTCATGTTTTTTCCTTTTTTTAATTAATTTTTTTAGTATTAAAATTTTAACATAACTAAAAACTTTTTAGGAAAAATGCCTAAAAATTGTGTTTTAAAAGAATAAGTTATTATGTTAATCAATTGCTAAAAATAAATTACACTAAAATAAACCAGGACAAAAAAATTAACACCAAGGTGTTGGCTTTTTTGTCCTGGTTTAAAATTCAGGCGCATTTTTGCAAATAAACATAAATTAGTCGCGAAATTCCTACTTTTAGATAGATAAAAATGAAAAACAAGTTAAAAATTTTAAAAATAAACTTAAATCTTTTATCTTTAAATCTATTAATTAACAAAAAGATCTACGATTTCCCTTCCATCTCAAGATATTTTTTGCTTTTATAGCCACGAAAATCGATTTTTTCTATTTCATCATAGTAACAATTTTTACTACCATAATCTCAAGAAAAATCAAAGTGTCGTTCTAAAATTAATGCTTTTTCCTGCTCGTTATAAAAACTTGAATTTTTTACAAATTTTCGAAAAGATTGGTACTCATCAAGCGTTTCTTGTTCATATTTTTTCACTGCATCACGAAATAAAATTAGTTCTTCGATTGAAGACCCCATTACATTTTTAGTTAGATAATCGTGATTTTTTGTAAAATAAACAAAGAACGGTGGATCTTGACTATCGCGCAGAAAAATATCTTGTTCAAGTTTGACTAATTTTTGTTTAAAATAATATTTTAAAATTTCGTATTTACCTTGATAAATATCATCATATAAATTTGAGTGGCCAATTCAGTAATAAATTTTTTGGCCATCAACATACAATAAAATAAAATTTTTTAAGGAAATTGGTGAAATTCAACCAACACTTGTTCTATATGCTGAGCGATAATATGGTTGGAATCAAAAAACTGGCTTTTTTGAGTCAAATTGTTCAATTATTTCATCAAAAAGTCCATATTCTTCCCCGCCAAAGTAGAAAATTTGGAAATTTTCCAGTTTTAGTTTAGCTCAACTTGGTAAAATGAAAAAATCAGGTTCACTATGAAAATACTCAGTATTTACATCATATCTAGGTCCAAATAAAATTTGCAATAAATAGATAAATTCAATTTTATTTGTCCATCTATTCAAATTATCATAATAATATTCGCCTTCTTCACCAAAAAGTTTACTACAATACTTTCGATATTCCGGCCCAAATTTATCAAACCAACTAAGAATAAATTTATCACGATTTTCAATGTTTAAATCGAGTTTTTTAATCCCATATTTTTCAAATTTTTTAAGCAAATTTTCATAAGTTTCAAAAGTAAATACATTTTGAATTGGTTGAATTTTGGTTTTTTCACTAAAATTATAATTCTCTTTTAATAACAAATTGTAGATATTTTCTACATTTTGTCCTAAATATGCTCTATTTATATCTAGAAACTCTGAATTATATTCATATATATTTGATAAAAAATCAAAGATTTTTTCGCCATAATTTGCTAAATTTTTTGGCTTTGCATAAGGAACACTTTCCTGAATTTCTTTGATAATTAAATTTTCAATTTCTTTTAGTTTATTTTTTGATTTAAAAATTGCCCGAAAAAGGGTAGGATACGAAATTGAAAATTCACATTTTTTCTTATCACCAAAATTTTCAAAGGCAACAACAACCATTCTTCGACCTTTAGTGTCATATAAGCCATCAGAAAAATAGCCTTGCTTTGTGGAATCATTTTCCTCTCCTCCAGCAAATGGCCAAGGAATACTATCTTCTCATTCATCGATTAGGGGTTTGATTTGGTTGTAAAAATGAAAACTTGTGAGTTCTTTAGAAAAAAAAGTAGTTTTTAGTATATCTTCTAACTTTAAATTATAAACATAATCATTTTGTTTATAGTTTATGCCAATAACTGTTTCGATTGGGTTAGCACTAATAGAACAATTATCTGTAAGGTAAACTCATAAAAAATTTGGTATTGCTCGGTCGTTGTCGTCGCAATTATCACGCCGAAAATCATCGTGATTGAACATATTATAAGTTGAACAAAAAGATTTAATATTAATTTCTAAATATTTTAGTTTTTCTAACTGTTTTTTTGCCTTAAACGCTAAAAATTTTACTTGGTTTTTCATAAGAAACACTCACCTTTTCAATGGTTAACATTTTTTATTATTAATATAGTAATTTATAAAAAAGAAGATTTTTAAACACAAATTTGGTTTTGAAGTTCTCTAAATTCAACAACATCCCCGTCAAATTTTAGTTTTAGTAGACCTTTTCAAAATGTAGTTCACTTTCTTTGTTAAGAAATTCAAGTAAAGATCTATTTAAAATTAGAAGGGCTCTTGATTAATTTGAATTTTAATATCATCTAAATTAGGGGTTAAATTAGTGTTTGTTCTGTTTAGATGTGTTTTACTTTTTTAATATTTGGATTGACAACAAGCGACTTTTGTTGGTTTTGGCTAAAAAAATGGGCTAAATCATCAAAATTAGTGGTTTTTTGACTTTAATAAATCTAAATCGTGGACTTTTACTTTAAAATCTAAATAGCTTTTTCTATTTTAAAAATGCCGAAGCAACCCTAAAACACTTAGGTTTAATCAAGAAAAAGCGACAAAATTAGCCATAAACTTAAAAAACTTTAACTTATTCTTCATGTTTTTCCTTTTTATATACAATATTAATTCTTTATTGCTATAATTATACCATATATTAAAAATTTTTTAGGAAAAAATACCTAAAAAATTGTTTTTTAAAAGAATAAGTTATTATGTTAATCAATCGCTAAAAATAAACCGCGCTAAATTCAGGCATATTTTCCTGAATTTCCCAGTTTGATGGCAAAAATTCACTTTTTATTGAATGCAAATATGCAAAAATACCGGTAAATCCATGTTTTTTACAACAAAGCTTTAATTTTTATTATTTAGAAATTAACCCTTAGCAAAAAAAATGCTTGGTCTAGGAAAAAATTATGTTATAATAATCTTCACTAAGAATAAATTAATAAATTTTGTATTGAATTAAGGGGGAATTACTTATGTTCTTTGGCTAAAAAATCAGAAAACGCGAATTTTCCGTCATATTTTTAAATATGATGCAATGCCTTAAATTTAACCGTTTAGAAATCTTCAAATTTAAGGCTTTTAATTATTGTTCTTTCAAAACTTCATATATTTTTTTAGGCTCAATGTAAATAAAAATGAGTTTTCTATTTTCATTGAGTTTAAATAGCAGTTGTATTTTTTTATGATTTTTGTCAGTGTTTTAAACTAAAAAAGCAGTTTAAATATTTTATAACTTTGCTTTTTTAGTTTGCCTTATTTTATTAATAATTAGATTTTGCATTCATGAGTCTTAGATTTAAAATTCAGTGTTTTTGCTTTGATAGTTATTTTTTCTGAGCTGCCCAAAAAAGTTAAAAAAGTGCCCAAACTAATAAACCAGGACACTTTTTTAAGATTATTTCATCAAACTGGTAAACTTGGGAGGTGCATTTTTGCAAGCAAACATAAATTTAACTAGCAAAATTACTATTTTTAAATAGATAAAAATGAAAAAACAGGTTAAATAAATTTCTTAATAGATTTGATTTTTATTCAGCTTTTTCAATTTTAGCTGAGTCAAAATTATCAAACAAATCAAATTTATCAACTTTAGAAATTAAGAAGTAATTAATATAAGGGAAAGAAACAAATATTAATATTTGTGTAATAAAAATTAGAAAACTACCAATATTTGTAAGCATTAAACCATTATCAGCAAAAACTCCAGCACCAGAAGAAGAATGAGCTTGTGTTGCAACGGCATAAATTTGTGAATAAATAAAGGCGGCAACGGCAATTAGAATTAAACTTGAAGAAATTATTGCTGAAATTCAATATAATTTTGGGTTAATTTTACGCTCAATTGAATTAGGATACTTTATTTTTTTGCGTGAATAGGCGACAATAATTGCCATATATACACCAAAGAAAATTAGTGAAGGGAAATTGGACATCGAATCAACAATAACATCACTACCAAATCCAATTCCTGTTCCATCTTTTTTTGGAAGTTTAATGGCTAGCGAAGGAATATAAATAACAAGCGCCCAAAACACTAATGTAATAAAAAGATAAAAAATTGTAACTTTTTCGTTAGAATATTTCTTTTTTAAACTATGAGCGCCAACAATTGCATTTAATTTTACAAGGTCTCTAACTTGATTTACAAATGCAGCATTTAAAGAATTAGCCACACCGTATGTTGAAATCAAAAGGAAAACAGCCACAAAAATAGTAATGCCACGGGCTGCATTAGCCGGGAAAACGTCACTAATTAGACCTGAAATTGTTCCCTTATTATGCAGCGCTGATGATAAACCAATAAGAGTGTAAACGCTAGCAATTAAAATCATCCCCGCTGTAATAATCAAAGGGACTCTTTTACTTGCTTTTTGAACTTTATTATGAATTGAACCAACTGAAAGAAATGAATCATAAGCAAACAAAACCGCTGGAAGTGCAAGCACTAATTTTGAAAAATCAAAACTATTTTTTTCAGTTACTACAAAAGCACTAGAACCACCAGCATTATGAGTTGTTGGAAAAAAAATCCCAGCAAAGACAGCAATAATTAATGGAACAAATTTTAAAACTGTTGAAACAAGTGCAACATATCCAGAAAATTTAACAGAAACATAATTTGTTGTTACAAATAAAATAGTAAAAAAAGCACCTAATAATATGTGAGCCCAAAACGGAAATGAAAAACTAGAGCCACTAGCTGTCTGAAAAAACCAAATTGTAATTTCAGACGAAAATATTCCTAAAATTAGGCTTAGCATTCCTAAATAATAAAATCCGTAACTAAATAAGACAAAATAACCACTTTTTTTGCCACCAATTTGGTAAGACCAGTTTGCTAGCCCATTTAGTTTGGTTTGTTTTAAAAAGCTAATTTCAGAAAAACTAATTGCAGCAAAAAGCGAAATTATTCCTCCAATAATTCAAGCAAAAAGTCATGCATAACCATTATTATTAGTGGTTGCGGCGATGCTGTTATTTTTGAAAAAAATTCCGATTCCGACAACTGAGCCAACGAGCATCGATAAGGCTGCAAAAAACCAAGTTTTCGGGCGCTTTGAATTTTCATGAGATTCCTTTTTGATTAATTGTAAGTTGATAAAATTTTAAATATTTAAAAATTATATTGTATAATTTACAAAATCAAAGCAATTTTTTCAATTTAACATCTAAAAAATTGCTGTTTTATAACTAATAGAGAGATATATTATGAAAAACTTATCAAAATATCTGTTTTATTTAGGTTTTCTAAGTCCTTTTGTAGTTATAAGTTGCACTTCGCAAATTCAGTTCGTAAAAAATAATCCGCCAAAAGTTGGAAATAATTCGCCAGAAATTGAAACTACTCCGCCCAAAGTTGAAACTACTCCGCCCGAAATTCAAACTAATCCGCCCAAAGTTGAAGATAATTTACCCAAAGTTGAAACTAAACCACCCGAAATTCAAACTAATCCGCCCAAAGTTGAAACTAATGAAGATAAGAAAAAACAGCCAGAAAAAATTGATTCATTAAAGCCGGATTCTAAAATAACAACTGACACGGAAGTTAAAACTGAAACCGGAAATGATATTGAATCAGTCGAACAAAATCAACCTGTTTTTGATTTTGTTCAAGTAAACAATAAATCAATTCGCAATTTCCGCACAGATTTATTATCAAATCTTACAGAAAATGATTTTAAAGCCCCAAACAATCAAGTTTCAAATTATAGCCGCTATTTTCTTAGAAATTGGGAAAATGTTGTTAAAAAAGAAAACCAAAACACCTTTCTTGGGCAGCAAAATAATAATTTAAAAGTTTATTTGCTTAATAAAATGAATCCAAATTTAGTCGCTAGTATTGCGGCTAAACAAAATCATTTTGCTTATTTTAACCGCCCCGCTTTAGGAAATTATTATAATTTACCTTGATTTGGGTTTAATTCTGATAGTCTTGAGCAAAAAAGATTTTCCAATATTTTTACAAGAAACATGCGTTTTGCGTCTGGGACAGGCATTTTTTTAAATGCAAATGCCGAAAAAGCAGCTTTTTTGACTAATGCTCACGTTATTCATGTAGGAAATAGCAAAATACCTTTTTGAAAATTAATGAATAAAAAGGTTGGTCAAAATCAACTAAATGCAAAACTAATTAAATTTTTACAATATTATGATGATTTTAAGATAAAAGAACTGGATAATCGCATTTTATTTCGTCTTTTTGAACAAGAAGAAAAAATAAAAAAAGGAGTACCTAACTTACCATTTAGTTTCCAAAATAATGCAGAAATTAATCAATATATGGAGGATTTGTATCAAAATTATTTCGAACTGGCTGAATGAGACAATTACGACTTTGACATTGCAGTTTTTTATTTTAATTACTCAAAATTTATAAGCGATGTTGACAAACTTATAAAATTTTTTAGCGAACAACAACAAAATTTTATAAATTCAACTCACTCACTTAACAATGGGAAATTCCAAAATTTTGTCAACGATTTTGCCGAATTTAAAAAATATTGACAAAAAATTTCAAAATTTCCACCATTGAAAATTTCAGACCGGATTTGAGAGGATGGTGATTTTGACTATACAACAAAAATAGGGATGTTTTGGGCAAATAATTTATTTTCAAAAAATGTTTTTAAAGGTATAAATTTCCGCCGAGATGCTAATGACCCTCGTTTAGTTGCCGCTAATTTTTTTGCAACAAACGGACCTGGAGCTTCAGGAAGTGGAATTTTTAATGCAGATGGCAGCCTTGCTTTTATTAATCGTTCAATTTTAACTGTAAATGGCAATGCTCATTCACTTTTTTATGATCAATTCGGCCTAACATCCCACTTAACTTCCGGAATTGCCCTAAGAGCAAGAAATTATAATTTAGTTGAAAGAATTTTGAAACTTTATGTAAAATAAAATTCCCTTTTTTTGGGTTTAATTCAAACTTGAGTTTGGCAGATTAATGGTAAAAATTCACTTTTTAGTGAATACAGGTAGGTAAAAATACCCGTAAATCCGGGTTTTTTGACGCTAAAATCTAAGTTTTTATAATTTGAAATTAACAGTTGCAAAAAAAAAAAAAAATGATTGGTCTAAGAAAAAAATTATGTTATAATAAATCTAACTTAAGAATAATTAATAAATTTTGTATTGAATTAAGGAGGAATTAAGAATGTTTTTGCTATAAAAAAAATCAGAAAATACGAATTTTTCCATTATATTTTTAAATATGATGATATGCCTTAAATTTACCCGTTTAGAAATCTACAAATTTAGGGCTTTTATTTATTGCTCTTTCAAAACTTCATATATTTTTTTAGGCTCAATTTAAATAAAATGAGTTTTCTATTTGCATTGAGTTTAAATAGTAGTTGTATTTTTTATGATTTTTGTTGTTTTATCCGTAAATTGATTTTTGCCTGTGTTTTAAAATAGGTAATTAACTTTTGCCAAAAAAGTTAAAAAAGTCCTAAAACCGCACCTGTTTTAAGATATCTCATCAAACTGGGAAACTCGGGAAGAGCAAATAATTATAATTTAGTTGAAAGGATTTTGAAAGTTTATGTAAAATAAAATCCCCCTTTTTTGAGATTTAATTCAAAAAAGGGGGATTAGTTATTACTATTCTTCTTTTTTATAAAACGGAATAATGTGAATGTGTGTGTGAAAAATTGTTTGTTTTGCATCTTTTTCGTTATTAACTTGAAGTCTAAAACCAGTTGCGCCAAGTTGCTTAACTTGCTCTAATGCTAATTTTCTTGCAATTTTTATTAAGTAAGTAAGATCTTCATCGGAAATGTGAAATAAATTTCGTGAATATTTTTTAGGGACAACTAAAAAATGACCAGGTGAAACCGGAAACTTGTCAAAAAAAGCGATAACTTGATCATCTTCAAAAATAATTTTTGCTGGTGATTTTTTTGCAATAATATCTAAAAATAATGTTGTATTTTCCATTTTTTCCCTAAAATTTTCTAACAATTAACTAATTTTTACAATTGGATCCTTAGATTCGATTTTATATCCAATTGATTCAAAAAAGTTTTTAGCATCACGGAAAATTCCACCTTGATCAGCAAGATATAATGAATAAGCTAGTTTTGTTTTTTGTTCTTGGGTATTTCAAGGTGTATTTTCAAGCGAAAAGTAGACTTGTTTTGTGTTATTTTCTTCAACTATTTTATCATATAGAGGAGCTAATTTGTTATAATATTTGACCGATATTTTTGACAAATCAGAACTAACTGCCGCAATTCCGTTATCAATTTTTGGTAAATTTTGACCATCAGCATTTATTTGGGGATTATAAAGGACTTTATTTTCATCCCAACTAACATCAACATTGTAATAAAATTTTGATGAATTTATGCTAATTTCGACAAGAACACCAACAGCAAATTTATTAGCATCGTTATCTTTTGTCGGAATTACGTTCTTAATTTTATATGATACTCCTGGAATCTGAGCAGGAATTTTGAGCTCAAAGTCAGAAATTTGGACTTGATCTTTAGTTTTTTTACGGTCAAAATTTGGACTTAGCTCAACAGGAAACATTTTTGCTTGATTAATTAAGTTAAAATTCTGAAAATCTTTAGCTGACCAAAGAAGATTTGATGCTGGATCTAAAAAACCAGACTTAGTTTGACCTTGAATTCTAAGATCGTTAAATTGGAATGATAAATCACCTAAAGAAGCATTTTGACGGTACAAAATTCCGGCATATCCAAGCAATAATGTTGTATCAATCTCGTCATTTTTACCAAGTTTTTCAAATTGTTGCTCTTTGCGAGTTAATCTAGAATTAATATTTTCACTACGTAAAAGTGTGTTAAAAGTATTAGTATCTTTAATTTTTAGTTGTGAAAAAGTACTTATACTATTTGGGTCGCTTGATTCAAATTGCCAAACTTGAACCGGATTTTTTGTTAACATTAAGTGAATTAGAAAAAAATCAGGTGAATTTGGATCAATATTTTGAAAAATTTGCCGTGATGTAAAGGATGTTCTTGTTGAAATACCATCTTTGTAAATTTGAGAATCTTTAATCAAATTTGGCTGATCAAGTTGAGTTAAATAAGCCTTAACTAGCAACATTTTATTTATTTCACGGGTAATTCCGGTTGAAAAATTATTGTATAAAACAATAAAAGCTTGATCATTAAAAGTCTTATTATAACCAGCCTGAGGTGATAAAAGTGCAAAATCACTGGCTGAAATTGCATTAGTGCTTTGCAATTGGGCAATTAATTTTAAACTATAAGTTGGATCTAAACTAATTTGGTAGTTTTGGTAAAAATCAAAAGCCGCTTTTGCTTGGGTAAAAAATTGCGAATTTGTATTTGTAAATTCACTAGCTAGTGAATTTGAGCCGGTTTTGAAAATATTTTGGGCTAAAATATTTTCAACATAGGCATTTTCAACAAAATCCTTAACATCATTTGAACTTAGTTTTCGGTCTTCATCAAACCTTCCGCCCGAATTAACATCAACGGTGCAGGAAACTAAAGCGCTAAAAGATGTACCTAAAACTAAGAAAACCGGTAATTTTTTTAAAAATTTGTTTTTTTTGGGGTGATTTTTCACAAATGTTCCTTTCAACTAGTGACTAAATCGAAAAAGACTTTCAAGTTTGTCAATTATCGCCTGACGCAACTCTTTTGATGGATCGGCTTTCAATTCTCAACGTTCTTTTTGATTATTATACCAAAAATCTGCGCTTAAATCATTTAAAGTTGCATTGGAAATATAATCTTGTAACTTTTGGTTAATATTTAAAACTTGAGAAAGAACGTAAAAATTCAAAAAATTTTCTGACGATTGTAAAACTGAATTTAAAAAGTTGGTTTTTTCTTGCTCAACTGTTGTTTTTTTTGAATCTAAAAGTTGTTTTTGATAATTTGCATCACGAACTAAAAGCGACTGAATAAAATTATTATTCGAAATATCGGCAAAAAGTTGACTCATATTTATTGTTGAATTTTGTTTTGAGTCAATTTGATTATTAGCACTTAATTGCAATTGGTGCGAAATTATTTTGTTAAAGTCTTCAAGACTACTAATTTTATTTAAACTCAAAACTTTCATTCCTTTTGAGTCAAGCACTAATTTCAAATTATCACCTAAATTATAAACTAAATGAGTACGATTATCATTTTCATCTGCACCAAAAGTTTCTAAAAATGCCCTTCCTGCCTGAGCCAGTTCATTATCAGAAAGACCTTGAATGTATGAATGAAGTCGTTGATTTAAACTTCTAATTTCACTAATTGGCTTAGAATTTAACTCAGATGGATCAACAAGCAAACTTTGGGCATTTTTAAAGAGCAAATCTTTAAGTTTTTCCATTAAAGTTTTGCTAAAAAGTTTTGCTTTTGGTCCAGCTGAGGTTGAATTTTCTAAAAAAGCAAAAATATAACCAGCTTCATTATTTGTTAGAGTTTGACTAAGTGAAGCAATTGGAAGTTGCCCTAAAATTTCAGCACTTTTTTTATTATTTTCATAATCCAGAGTAGAAAGTAGAATTCTATCTTGATTATTTTGAGTTGGATCAGTAGAATTTCCGCCTTTAAAATTTTCAATTAATTCCAAATTGTTGCTAACTTGTTCAGCAAGTGATGATTCAGAACTTGTTTTTAAAACTTTATAAGTTAAAAGTTCTTGGAGAGTTTTTTTATCAACAGTTCATGGTGATTTTGCATCTTTTGCATTTGGTTTTGCATTAATTGAAATTTGCGAAATTTCAAAAAAATTGAAATTTCCAGCCAAAGGTGCTTTTGGATCAAAATAAATTTCGTTAATTATTTTAGTCGGATTTACATATTCCTTAATAAAAGAGTTAGTAATAAAAGCAGAAATTTTAGGATCATTTGATGCTGAGGTCGGATTTGGACTAACAATATTTGGACCAAAGCCGTTTTTGCCGATCTCAATTAAGTTAGCAAATAATTTTTCGCCTTTTTTATAAACTACTTGTCCTTTTTCGTCCTTAATATCATCTTTCAAAATTCGATCTTCGATATCACTTTTAGTAAAATTTTTATTAATTCCCAATTTAAAACGGGCAAAAGCGACATTTTGTGCTGCATTAATTGAAAGCGCTTCAACTGCTTGTTCAATATTAACTGCATTATTAAAACGTGGATCTGAATTTAAATACTTATTGAATTCAGTTTCTCAATTATTAAAGCCAAAAGTGGTTTGGTATCTACTACGCTCATCATTAAGAAAATTTCGTTGGGATTGACGTATTTCTTCAAAGGATTGCAATGTAAAGCGGCGGGAATTTCCTTGAGTTTTGTCAGTGTTTGTGTTTTCCCAGGCTGCCTGAAAAACTTTGGATGCTTCATATTCTTGATTATATAAAAATTCAATTAAATATTTTTGAGCTTCACGGAGATCATCACGTTGTTTTGAATTGTCAGATTTAAAAACGCTCAATAATTCTTCAACTTTGATATTTTTGTCTGCAATAGGGGACTTAAGAATTACTATATCGGATTTAGGATCGCGGATTTCTAGATTATTTTTAGAACCACTTGAATAAGACAAAGGAATTCCAACCCCAAGGCCAATTACAGTTAAAAAACCGGCAGTCAAAGTAATTGGAATTCAAACTTTTTTAGTTTTGGCTGGCGCTTTTTCTTGTTGTTTTTTCCTTGAATCTGAATTCAAATTGGCAATCTTTTGAAATATATTTTGCTTTTTCATAAATAAATCCTTAATTTGTACTAAAACTCAAAATTATATTATAATTTAGTAATATTAAAAAAACATTTTTTCAACTAGAAAAAACACTTATTAAAATATTATATAATTTTAGCATTTTTTATATAATTTTGCTGAAAATATTGCAAATTTGGTTTAAATATGTTCTATAAAATTTCTTTTATCGATCTTGATGGTACCCTTTTAGACATTGGAAAGGGCAAAAATGCCCAAATTTCAGATACAAATTTGCATTCAATGAGAAAATTAGCTAAAGAATGTAAAATTGTAATTTCAACAGGAAGAAAATTTTCGCCTGATATTATTAATATTGGCAAAAAAATTTCTGCAAATTTTTATGTTTGTCAAAAT belongs to Mesomycoplasma ovipneumoniae and includes:
- a CDS encoding HinT-interacting membrane complex protein P80, coding for MKKQNIFQKIANLNSDSRKKQQEKAPAKTKKVWIPITLTAGFLTVIGLGVGIPLSYSSGSKNNLEIRDPKSDIVILKSPIADKNIKVEELLSVFKSDNSKQRDDLREAQKYLIEFLYNQEYEASKVFQAAWENTNTDKTQGNSRRFTLQSFEEIRQSQRNFLNDERSRYQTTFGFNNWETEFNKYLNSDPRFNNAVNIEQAVEALSINAAQNVAFARFKLGINKNFTKSDIEDRILKDDIKDEKGQVVYKKGEKLFANLIEIGKNGFGPNIVSPNPTSASNDPKISAFITNSFIKEYVNPTKIINEIYFDPKAPLAGNFNFFEISQISINAKPNAKDAKSPWTVDKKTLQELLTYKVLKTSSESSLAEQVSNNLELIENFKGGNSTDPTQNNQDRILLSTLDYENNKKSAEILGQLPIASLSQTLTNNEAGYIFAFLENSTSAGPKAKLFSKTLMEKLKDLLFKNAQSLLVDPSELNSKPISEIRSLNQRLHSYIQGLSDNELAQAGRAFLETFGADENDNRTHLVYNLGDNLKLVLDSKGMKVLSLNKISSLEDFNKIISHQLQLSANNQIDSKQNSTINMSQLFADISNNNFIQSLLVRDANYQKQLLDSKKTTVEQEKTNFLNSVLQSSENFLNFYVLSQVLNINQKLQDYISNATLNDLSADFWYNNQKERWELKADPSKELRQAIIDKLESLFRFSH
- a CDS encoding HinT-interacting membrane complex lipoprotein P60; this encodes MKNHPKKNKFLKKLPVFLVLGTSFSALVSCTVDVNSGGRFDEDRKLSSNDVKDFVENAYVENILAQNIFKTGSNSLASEFTNTNSQFFTQAKAAFDFYQNYQISLDPTYSLKLIAQLQSTNAISASDFALLSPQAGYNKTFNDQAFIVLYNNFSTGITREINKMLLVKAYLTQLDQPNLIKDSQIYKDGISTRTSFTSRQIFQNIDPNSPDFFLIHLMLTKNPVQVWQFESSDPNSISTFSQLKIKDTNTFNTLLRSENINSRLTRKEQQFEKLGKNDEIDTTLLLGYAGILYRQNASLGDLSFQFNDLRIQGQTKSGFLDPASNLLWSAKDFQNFNLINQAKMFPVELSPNFDRKKTKDQVQISDFELKIPAQIPGVSYKIKNVIPTKDNDANKFAVGVLVEISINSSKFYYNVDVSWDENKVLYNPQINADGQNLPKIDNGIAAVSSDLSKISVKYYNKLAPLYDKIVEENNTKQVYFSLENTPWNTQEQKTKLAYSLYLADQGGIFRDAKNFFESIGYKIESKDPIVKIS